In a single window of the Nocardioides sp. L-11A genome:
- a CDS encoding lysophospholipid acyltransferase family protein, protein MADAEIIPIGTRGQPGRGTGKRPSAAARGLAPKSGTPRKAPAPKPEPAELPDAATPDRGADETVAEQPVPAPAQPPVAEPAPEQRPAARAEERGLSPLAGIPVGDWLAAFQHASKELFGDQWEPQLARFLAFLRRRLTGEYAVDEYGFDAEVTERFFMAALRPVAQKWFRIEVRGIDNIPAEGGALVVSNHSGTIPVDGLMTMVSIHDHTGRFLRPLGADLVFRLPLVGSVARKGGATLACSEDAERMLRGGELVGVWPEGFKGIGKPFSERYKLQRFGRGGFVSAALRTGVPIVPLSVVGAEEIYPLVGNIPSLARLLGVPYIPITPLFPLLGPLGLVPLPSKWLLEFGEPIRTDEYDAGAAEDPMLVFNVTDQVRETIQQTLYSLLMQRESVFR, encoded by the coding sequence ATGGCTGACGCCGAGATCATCCCGATCGGCACCCGCGGCCAGCCCGGCCGCGGCACCGGCAAGCGGCCCTCCGCCGCGGCCCGCGGCCTGGCGCCCAAGTCCGGTACGCCACGCAAGGCCCCGGCCCCCAAGCCCGAGCCCGCAGAGCTCCCTGACGCGGCGACCCCTGACCGTGGCGCGGACGAGACGGTGGCCGAGCAGCCGGTGCCCGCGCCGGCACAGCCCCCGGTGGCCGAGCCGGCACCTGAGCAGCGCCCCGCCGCGCGCGCCGAGGAGCGCGGCCTGAGCCCGCTCGCGGGGATCCCCGTCGGCGACTGGCTCGCCGCCTTCCAGCACGCCAGCAAGGAGCTGTTCGGCGACCAGTGGGAGCCCCAGCTGGCCCGCTTCCTCGCCTTCCTGCGGCGCCGGCTGACCGGCGAGTACGCCGTGGACGAGTACGGCTTCGACGCCGAGGTCACCGAGCGCTTCTTCATGGCGGCGCTGCGGCCGGTGGCGCAGAAGTGGTTCCGGATCGAGGTGCGCGGGATCGACAACATCCCGGCGGAGGGCGGCGCCCTGGTCGTCTCCAACCACTCCGGAACCATCCCGGTCGACGGCCTGATGACGATGGTGTCGATCCACGACCACACCGGCCGATTCCTGCGGCCGCTCGGCGCCGACCTGGTGTTCCGGCTGCCCCTGGTCGGCTCCGTGGCCCGCAAGGGTGGCGCGACCCTGGCCTGCAGCGAGGACGCCGAGCGGATGCTGCGCGGCGGCGAGCTGGTGGGCGTGTGGCCCGAGGGCTTCAAGGGCATCGGGAAGCCGTTCTCCGAGCGCTACAAGCTCCAGCGCTTCGGCCGCGGCGGCTTCGTGTCCGCCGCCCTGCGCACCGGCGTCCCGATCGTGCCGCTCTCGGTGGTCGGCGCCGAGGAGATCTATCCGCTGGTCGGCAACATCCCGTCGCTGGCCCGCCTGCTCGGGGTGCCGTACATCCCGATCACGCCGCTCTTCCCGCTCCTCGGCCCGCTCGGGCTGGTGCCGCTGCCGTCGAAGTGGCTGCTCGAGTTCGGCGAGCCGATCCGCACCGACGAGTACGACGCCGGCGCGGCCGAGGACCCGATGCTGGTCTTCAACGTGACCGACCAGGTCCGCGAGACCATCCAGCAGACGCTCTACAGCCTGCTCATGCAGCGCGAGTCAGTCTTCCGCTGA
- a CDS encoding HAD-IB family hydrolase yields the protein MVPPADRPRRLNLQQRSRLAGEAAAAAAEVETALAHPTDPRAAAFFDVDNTVMQGASIFHLARGLYRRKFFTTRDILGAAYKQAYFRIVGVEDPEHVAEARNSALAFIAGHTVQEIEDVGEEIFDEAMAHRIWPGTRALAQMHLDQGQRVWLVTAAPIEIAGLIARRLGLTGALGTVAEHVDGVYTGRLVGDMLHGPAKAVAVTALAEREGLDLSLCSAYSDSANDLPMLSLVGDPCAINPDAKLRAHARAHGWRIRDYRTGRKAARAGIVVGSAAAGAAIAGAVVRRQRLRP from the coding sequence ATGGTGCCGCCCGCCGACCGTCCCCGACGGCTGAACCTGCAGCAACGGTCGCGCCTGGCGGGCGAGGCGGCGGCCGCGGCCGCCGAGGTCGAGACCGCGCTGGCCCACCCCACCGATCCACGGGCGGCGGCGTTCTTCGACGTCGACAACACCGTCATGCAGGGCGCGAGCATCTTCCACCTGGCCCGGGGTCTCTACCGGCGCAAGTTCTTCACGACGCGCGACATCCTCGGGGCGGCGTACAAGCAGGCGTACTTCCGCATCGTCGGCGTCGAGGACCCCGAGCATGTCGCCGAGGCCCGCAACTCCGCGCTCGCGTTCATCGCCGGGCACACCGTGCAGGAGATCGAGGACGTCGGCGAGGAGATCTTCGACGAGGCGATGGCGCACCGGATCTGGCCGGGCACCCGCGCGCTCGCCCAGATGCACCTCGACCAGGGGCAGCGGGTCTGGCTGGTGACCGCGGCCCCGATCGAGATCGCCGGCCTGATCGCGCGCCGGCTCGGGCTGACCGGGGCCCTCGGCACGGTCGCCGAGCACGTCGACGGCGTCTACACCGGCCGGCTGGTCGGCGACATGCTGCACGGGCCGGCCAAGGCGGTCGCCGTGACCGCGCTCGCCGAGCGCGAGGGCCTCGACCTCTCGCTCTGCTCGGCCTACAGCGACTCCGCCAACGACCTGCCCATGCTCAGCCTGGTCGGCGACCCGTGCGCCATCAACCCCGACGCCAAGCTGCGCGCCCACGCCCGCGCCCACGGCTGGCGGATCCGCGACTACCGGACCGGCCGCAAGGCCGCCCGCGCCGGCATCGTGGTGGGATCGGCCGCCGCCGGCGCCGCGATCGCGGGGGCCGTCGTACGTCGCCAACGGCTGCGCCCCTGA
- a CDS encoding redox-sensing transcriptional repressor Rex codes for MTTRSSTDAARVIPEATVARLPVYLRALTALADNGIRTCSSEDLATAAGVNSAKLRKDLSYLGSYGTRGVGYDVDYLRYQIAREIGVTQDWPVVIVGIGNLGHALANYSGFRSRGFRVVALLDADPGLAGQTVAGVVVRPFDDLEEIVREHDVAIGVIATPAVAAQDVADRMVAIGITSILNFAPAVVAVPEGVDVRKVDLSIELQILAYHEQRKANGADAAAAVETGGGAA; via the coding sequence GTGACCACACGTAGTTCGACGGATGCCGCCCGGGTCATCCCGGAGGCCACGGTCGCCCGCCTGCCCGTCTACCTGCGGGCGCTGACGGCGCTGGCCGACAACGGGATCCGCACCTGCTCGAGCGAGGACCTCGCGACCGCCGCGGGCGTCAACAGCGCCAAGCTGCGCAAGGACCTGTCCTACCTCGGCAGCTACGGCACCCGGGGCGTCGGGTACGACGTCGACTACCTCCGCTACCAGATCGCCCGCGAGATCGGTGTCACCCAGGACTGGCCGGTCGTCATCGTCGGCATCGGCAACCTCGGTCACGCCCTCGCCAACTACTCCGGCTTCCGCAGCCGCGGCTTCCGGGTCGTGGCGCTGCTCGACGCCGACCCGGGCCTCGCCGGGCAGACCGTGGCGGGCGTCGTCGTCCGCCCCTTCGACGACCTCGAGGAGATCGTCCGCGAGCACGACGTCGCGATCGGCGTGATCGCCACCCCTGCCGTCGCCGCGCAGGACGTCGCCGACCGGATGGTCGCCATCGGCATCACCAGCATCCTCAACTTCGCCCCGGCCGTCGTGGCCGTGCCTGAGGGCGTCGACGTGCGCAAGGTCGACCTGTCGATCGAGCTGCAGATCCTCGCCTACCACGAGCAGCGCAAGGCCAACGGCGCCGACGCAGCGGCCGCGGTCGAGACCGGGGGAGGCGCGGCATGA
- the hemC gene encoding hydroxymethylbilane synthase produces the protein MTATPPLRIGTRRSALATTQCGHVASAIEALGVATELVEITTDGDRSQATGTPLAGGSSTGVFVSALRDALLAGEVDVAVHSLKDVPTYLTEGITLAAVPPREDPRDVLVARDGLTLGELPPGSKVATGSPRRVAQLEALGLGIELVGVRGNVDTRIGRIREGGYDAVVLARAGLARLGRLDDVTEVLDPLRVLPAPGQGALAVECRSDDSATLALLARLDDGATRAAVTAERTLMARLEGGCTAPIGALAEVAEGDAGPELWLRAVILSEDGVLAVRRSASVALDADPASWPATAAQLGGDLGAEMLADGADELMAQLNRSTDSNAHPSARSAEVPNP, from the coding sequence ATGACCGCCACGCCGCCGCTGCGCATCGGCACCCGCCGCAGCGCCCTCGCGACGACCCAGTGCGGGCACGTCGCGTCGGCCATCGAGGCGCTGGGCGTCGCCACCGAGCTGGTCGAGATCACCACCGACGGCGACCGCAGCCAGGCCACCGGCACGCCGCTCGCGGGCGGCTCGTCGACCGGGGTCTTCGTCAGCGCCCTGCGCGACGCGCTGCTGGCCGGCGAGGTCGACGTCGCCGTCCACTCCCTCAAGGACGTCCCGACCTACCTCACCGAGGGCATCACGCTGGCCGCCGTACCCCCGCGGGAGGATCCGCGCGACGTCCTCGTCGCCCGCGACGGACTCACGCTCGGCGAGCTGCCGCCCGGCAGCAAGGTCGCCACCGGGTCGCCCCGCCGGGTCGCCCAGCTGGAGGCGCTCGGCCTCGGCATCGAGCTGGTCGGGGTCCGCGGCAACGTCGACACCCGGATCGGCCGCATCCGCGAGGGCGGGTACGACGCCGTGGTGCTCGCCCGCGCCGGCCTGGCCCGGCTCGGGCGACTCGACGACGTCACCGAGGTCCTCGACCCGCTGCGGGTGCTGCCCGCCCCGGGCCAGGGCGCCCTGGCCGTGGAGTGCCGCAGCGACGACAGCGCCACGCTCGCCCTGCTCGCCCGGCTCGACGACGGCGCGACCCGCGCCGCCGTCACTGCCGAGCGGACCCTGATGGCCCGGCTCGAGGGCGGCTGCACCGCACCGATCGGCGCCCTCGCCGAGGTCGCCGAGGGCGATGCAGGCCCCGAGCTGTGGCTGCGCGCCGTCATCCTGTCCGAGGACGGTGTGCTCGCCGTACGCCGCTCCGCCTCCGTCGCCCTCGATGCCGACCCGGCGTCCTGGCCCGCCACCGCCGCCCAGCTCGGCGGCGACCTCGGCGCCGAGATGCTGGCCGACGGCGCCGACGAGCTGATGGCCCAGCTCAACCGCTCCACCGACTCGAACGCCCACCCGTCCGCACGATCTGCAGAGGTGCCCAACCCATGA
- a CDS encoding AURKAIP1/COX24 domain-containing protein, which translates to MGSVIKKRRKRMAKKKHRKLLKKTRVQRRKLGK; encoded by the coding sequence GTGGGTTCTGTCATCAAGAAGCGCCGCAAGCGCATGGCGAAGAAGAAGCACCGCAAGCTGCTGAAGAAGACGCGCGTCCAGCGTCGCAAGCTCGGCAAGTGA
- a CDS encoding helix-turn-helix domain-containing protein: MAPTSRERAESLPDPKFLTIAEVASVMRVSKMTVYRLVHGGELPAVRVGRSFRVTEEDVNEYLRKSFYSAG, from the coding sequence ATGGCTCCTACGTCGCGCGAGCGCGCCGAGTCCCTCCCGGACCCGAAGTTCCTCACGATCGCCGAGGTCGCCTCGGTCATGCGCGTCTCCAAGATGACGGTCTACCGCCTGGTGCACGGTGGCGAGCTCCCGGCCGTCCGGGTCGGTCGCTCGTTCCGCGTCACCGAGGAGGACGTCAACGAGTACCTGCGCAAGTCCTTCTACTCGGCCGGGTAG
- a CDS encoding glutaredoxin family protein, producing MRAARVTLYGRSGCHLCDDARAVIEAVCAELGESYEELSIDDDPELADRFANEIPVTFVDGRQHDFWRVSADRLRAALRG from the coding sequence GTGCGCGCCGCCCGGGTGACCCTCTACGGCCGCTCCGGCTGCCACCTGTGCGACGACGCCCGTGCGGTCATCGAGGCTGTGTGCGCCGAGCTGGGGGAGAGCTACGAGGAGCTGTCGATCGACGACGACCCCGAGCTCGCCGACAGGTTCGCCAACGAGATCCCGGTGACCTTCGTCGACGGTCGCCAGCACGACTTCTGGCGGGTCAGCGCGGACCGGCTGCGCGCGGCGCTGCGCGGCTGA
- a CDS encoding AMP-binding protein, which produces MSLSDETSAAPDVAALVASAAVEHPERLAVVEAGGRGLTWAELEDEVGRLATGLGRAGVLAGHRVLLVLGNRLEFVTSYLGVLRAQAVAVPVNPGSTPAELAAMLVDCGARLAVADGQTAGAVRDAAGRPEVAAAARDEQRPEPRVVLVGADPHDGESRYDDLRAEPAVPVPPLQDPEKLAVLLYTSGTSGRPRAAMLTHRALLANVDQVAAVRPPMIHSDDVVLGVLPLFHVYGLGAVLGGVIRHRAKLVLTERFDPEGTLDLVEDEACSVVPVAPPVFAAWRGVEALAERLGPVRMILSGSAPLAAETVEEFGALTKVPIHQGYGLTEASPVVTSTLRSAEIKPGSVGAALDGIDIRLVDDEGRPLEEAAADDPGEIQIRGRNLFSGYWPDGQDGPADDGWWSTGDVGFLDADGDLFLVDRVKELIIVSGFNVYPTEVEAILEEVPGVRQAAVLGVPDEQTGEAVVAYVVPDAGVVAGAAADTVVAAAEAAARERLAPYKRPVRVEVVDALPRTVTGKIRKGVLRGAERRKALGILE; this is translated from the coding sequence ATGTCGTTGTCGGACGAGACGAGCGCCGCTCCCGACGTGGCTGCCCTCGTCGCGTCCGCCGCCGTCGAGCATCCCGAGCGGCTCGCTGTCGTCGAGGCCGGCGGTCGCGGCCTGACCTGGGCCGAGCTCGAGGACGAGGTCGGCCGGCTGGCGACCGGGCTCGGCCGCGCCGGCGTCCTCGCCGGGCACCGGGTGCTGCTGGTCCTCGGCAACCGGCTCGAGTTCGTGACCTCCTATCTCGGCGTGCTGCGCGCCCAGGCCGTCGCGGTGCCGGTCAACCCGGGCTCCACGCCCGCCGAGCTCGCGGCGATGCTGGTCGACTGCGGCGCCCGGTTGGCGGTGGCAGACGGGCAGACGGCCGGTGCGGTGCGGGACGCCGCCGGGCGGCCCGAGGTCGCCGCGGCCGCCCGCGACGAGCAGCGGCCGGAGCCGCGCGTCGTCCTCGTCGGCGCCGACCCGCACGACGGCGAGAGCCGGTACGACGACCTCCGCGCCGAGCCCGCCGTCCCGGTGCCACCACTCCAGGATCCCGAGAAGCTCGCCGTCCTGCTCTACACGAGCGGTACGTCGGGGCGCCCGCGTGCGGCGATGCTCACCCACCGCGCCCTGCTGGCGAACGTCGACCAGGTCGCCGCCGTACGCCCGCCGATGATCCACTCCGACGACGTCGTGCTCGGCGTGCTGCCGCTGTTCCATGTCTACGGGCTCGGGGCGGTGCTGGGCGGGGTGATCCGGCACCGCGCCAAGCTGGTGCTCACGGAGCGGTTCGACCCGGAGGGGACCCTCGACCTCGTCGAGGACGAGGCCTGCAGCGTCGTTCCGGTCGCGCCGCCGGTGTTCGCGGCCTGGCGGGGCGTGGAGGCACTCGCCGAGCGGCTCGGCCCGGTCCGGATGATCCTGTCCGGCTCGGCGCCGCTCGCCGCCGAGACCGTCGAGGAGTTCGGCGCGCTGACCAAGGTGCCGATCCACCAGGGCTACGGCCTGACCGAGGCGTCGCCCGTGGTCACCAGCACCCTGCGCTCGGCCGAGATCAAGCCGGGTTCCGTGGGCGCGGCGCTCGACGGCATCGACATCCGGCTGGTCGACGACGAGGGCCGACCGCTCGAGGAGGCGGCCGCCGACGACCCCGGCGAGATCCAGATCCGCGGCCGCAACCTGTTCAGCGGCTACTGGCCCGACGGCCAGGACGGCCCCGCCGACGACGGCTGGTGGTCCACCGGCGACGTCGGCTTCCTCGACGCCGACGGCGACCTGTTCCTGGTCGACCGGGTCAAGGAGCTGATCATCGTGTCCGGCTTCAACGTCTACCCCACCGAGGTCGAGGCGATCCTCGAGGAGGTCCCCGGCGTGCGCCAGGCCGCGGTCCTCGGGGTGCCCGACGAACAGACCGGCGAGGCCGTCGTCGCCTACGTCGTGCCCGACGCGGGCGTCGTCGCCGGCGCCGCGGCCGACACCGTGGTGGCCGCGGCCGAGGCGGCGGCGCGGGAGCGGCTGGCGCCGTACAAGCGGCCGGTCCGGGTCGAGGTCGTCGACGCTCTGCCCCGGACCGTGACCGGCAAGATCCGCAAGGGCGTGCTGCGCGGCGCCGAGCGGCGCAAGGCCCTGGGGATCCTGGAGTGA
- a CDS encoding NAD-dependent epimerase/dehydratase family protein has protein sequence MGAGRTVLVTGVSRDLGRTLARTLATDPGIDRVIGVDVIPPRGDLGDVTFVRADIRNPVIAKVIAKEDVDTVVHMSVIATPGSAGARGTMKELNVIGTMQLLAACQKAEGLRTLVVKSSTTAYGASSRDPAMFTEDMEPRRPARTGYAKDVVEVEQYVRGFARRRPDVTVTLLRCANVIGPRVVSPLASYFRLPVIPTVLGFDPRLQFLHETDLYRVLRHAVREDRGGTFNVAGDGLLMLSQALRRAGRPNAPVPGFAFGSLGSALKSVRRADLSPELVAFLTYGRGVDTTRMRSELGFEPQYTTSSAFAEFAASLPPPARRTERALGSLAERLPAVDDDRPARLALAGGTDG, from the coding sequence ATGGGCGCCGGACGCACGGTCCTGGTCACAGGGGTCTCGCGAGACCTCGGCCGCACCCTTGCGCGCACCCTGGCCACCGATCCCGGGATCGATCGGGTCATCGGCGTCGACGTCATCCCCCCGCGGGGCGACCTCGGCGACGTCACGTTCGTGCGCGCCGACATCCGCAACCCGGTCATCGCGAAGGTCATCGCGAAGGAGGACGTCGACACCGTCGTCCACATGAGCGTGATCGCGACCCCCGGCTCCGCCGGTGCCCGCGGCACCATGAAGGAACTCAACGTCATCGGGACGATGCAGCTCCTGGCGGCCTGCCAGAAGGCCGAGGGACTGCGCACCCTGGTGGTGAAGTCCTCGACCACGGCGTACGGCGCCAGCAGCCGCGACCCGGCCATGTTCACCGAGGACATGGAGCCGCGCCGGCCCGCGCGCACCGGCTACGCCAAGGACGTCGTCGAGGTCGAGCAGTACGTCCGCGGCTTCGCCCGCCGCCGTCCCGACGTGACGGTCACCCTGCTGCGCTGCGCCAACGTGATCGGCCCGCGGGTGGTGAGTCCGCTGGCGTCGTACTTCCGGCTGCCGGTGATCCCCACGGTCCTCGGCTTCGACCCGCGGCTGCAGTTCCTGCACGAGACGGATCTCTACCGCGTGCTGCGTCACGCGGTCCGCGAGGACCGCGGCGGCACCTTCAACGTCGCCGGCGACGGCCTGCTCATGCTCTCCCAGGCGCTGCGCCGGGCCGGCCGCCCCAATGCTCCGGTCCCCGGGTTCGCCTTCGGCAGCCTCGGCTCGGCACTGAAGTCGGTGCGCCGCGCCGACCTGTCGCCCGAGCTGGTGGCGTTCCTGACCTACGGCCGGGGGGTCGACACCACGCGGATGCGCAGCGAGCTCGGGTTCGAGCCGCAGTACACCACCTCCTCCGCCTTCGCCGAGTTCGCCGCCTCCCTCCCACCGCCGGCGCGCCGTACCGAACGCGCGCTCGGCTCGCTCGCCGAGCGGCTCCCCGCGGTCGACGACGACCGTCCCGCCCGGCTCGCGCTCGCTGGAGGCACGGATGGCTGA
- a CDS encoding glutamyl-tRNA reductase, with amino-acid sequence MSVLVVGISHNSAPVSLLERVALDHDGVQKLIADAASCEHVSEATVIATCNRLEIYTEVERFHGSIEQISRLLVDRAGESTEAMLPHLYVHYDDGAISHLFQVAAGLDSMAVGEGQILGQTREALRRGQELGTVGPALNLLFQQALRVGKRTRAETEIDQVAPTLVSAALDETAKLVGTVEGKHVVVVGAGAMAGLATATASRLGAGRLSIVNRSVDRAVRLAVQYAGEAVRLADLGDELARADIVISCTGSSGTIIDRALMTRVRRGAGRPLALIDLALPHDIAPDVADLPDVRLVGLAELAELLHGGATGREVQEVRRILGEEVTAFLAARRQASVTPTVVALRSMATNVVDAEMTRLEGRLPELDEATREEIRHAVRRVADKLLHEPTVRVKELANEQGAVSYAAALAELFALDPDAVDAVTRPVVSEEGRS; translated from the coding sequence ATGAGTGTGCTGGTCGTGGGCATCTCCCACAACTCCGCCCCGGTCTCCCTGCTCGAGCGTGTCGCGCTCGACCACGACGGCGTCCAGAAGCTGATCGCCGACGCCGCGTCGTGCGAGCACGTCAGCGAGGCGACGGTCATCGCCACGTGCAACCGGCTCGAGATCTACACCGAGGTCGAGCGCTTCCACGGCAGCATCGAGCAGATCTCGCGACTCCTCGTCGACCGTGCAGGCGAGTCGACCGAGGCGATGCTCCCGCACCTCTACGTCCACTATGACGACGGGGCGATCTCCCACCTGTTCCAGGTGGCCGCGGGCCTGGACTCCATGGCGGTCGGCGAGGGCCAGATCCTCGGCCAGACGCGGGAGGCGCTGCGGCGCGGCCAGGAGCTCGGCACCGTGGGACCCGCGCTCAACCTGCTCTTCCAGCAGGCCCTGCGGGTCGGCAAGCGCACCCGCGCCGAGACCGAGATCGACCAGGTCGCGCCGACCCTGGTCAGCGCTGCCCTGGATGAGACGGCCAAGCTGGTCGGGACCGTCGAGGGCAAGCACGTCGTCGTGGTGGGGGCCGGCGCGATGGCCGGGCTCGCGACCGCGACCGCCAGCCGCCTCGGCGCCGGGCGGCTCTCGATCGTCAATCGGTCCGTGGACCGGGCGGTGCGCCTGGCCGTGCAGTACGCCGGCGAGGCGGTCCGGCTGGCCGATCTCGGCGACGAGCTGGCCCGCGCCGACATCGTGATCAGCTGCACCGGATCGTCCGGAACGATCATCGACCGCGCGCTGATGACCCGGGTCCGCCGCGGCGCCGGGCGCCCGCTCGCGCTGATCGACCTCGCGCTGCCCCACGACATCGCTCCCGACGTCGCCGACCTGCCCGACGTCCGTCTGGTCGGCCTGGCCGAGCTCGCCGAGCTGCTCCACGGCGGAGCGACGGGCCGCGAGGTCCAGGAGGTGCGCCGGATCCTCGGTGAGGAGGTCACGGCCTTCCTCGCCGCGCGCCGCCAGGCCAGCGTCACGCCCACCGTCGTCGCGCTCCGCTCGATGGCCACCAACGTCGTCGACGCCGAGATGACCCGGCTCGAGGGCCGGCTGCCCGAGCTCGACGAGGCGACCCGCGAGGAGATCCGGCACGCCGTCCGCCGGGTCGCCGACAAGCTGCTCCACGAGCCGACCGTCCGGGTCAAGGAGCTCGCCAACGAGCAGGGCGCCGTCTCGTACGCCGCCGCGCTCGCCGAGCTCTTCGCGCTCGACCCCGACGCGGTCGACGCCGTCACCCGGCCCGTCGTCAGTGAGGAGGGGCGCTCATGA
- a CDS encoding DUF5667 domain-containing protein, with translation MVMRGNGWSRGAEEFDALVSGRGADAAADHETQAELLELVAALRAVPPVTARPEFVSSLRSQLVAAAEREPARAEEALAVRLTPRQRRGSRERRLAAVIGGFAVVSATGSMAMASQDALPGDVLYPVKRAIENAQTNLQPDGAAKAEALISHAESRLGEFRSLVARDASADAINKTLQDFTDQARQASEFALDDYAATGKADRIADLRAFAGDSMDVLGDLGPVVPSDSRSILITATQTIRQIDAAAWNACPSCAEGGVAEIPSFATLPLSAVLSGDISASATQVLPPPAAKKDEPAATTPPPATATAPPGQVPPPPPPETTQPKPPDNPKPTKTVGKTVEEVTRGLTGTLGLDGQPQPTDGVTDPGLLGGLVEGVSGLLGGLLGTTP, from the coding sequence ATGGTGATGCGGGGCAACGGCTGGTCGCGCGGCGCGGAGGAGTTCGACGCGCTGGTCTCCGGTCGCGGCGCGGACGCCGCGGCCGACCACGAGACGCAGGCCGAGCTGCTCGAGCTCGTCGCCGCCCTGCGCGCCGTCCCGCCGGTCACCGCGCGTCCCGAGTTCGTGTCCTCCCTGCGCTCCCAGCTGGTCGCGGCCGCCGAGAGGGAGCCGGCCCGGGCCGAGGAGGCGCTGGCCGTCCGGCTCACCCCGCGCCAGCGCCGCGGCTCCCGCGAGCGTCGCCTCGCCGCCGTGATCGGCGGCTTCGCCGTGGTGTCCGCCACCGGGTCGATGGCGATGGCCTCGCAGGACGCGCTTCCCGGCGACGTCCTCTACCCCGTCAAGCGGGCGATCGAGAACGCGCAGACCAACCTCCAGCCCGACGGCGCCGCCAAGGCCGAGGCTCTCATCTCCCACGCCGAGTCCCGCCTCGGCGAGTTCCGCTCGCTGGTGGCGCGTGACGCGAGCGCCGACGCGATCAACAAGACGCTCCAGGACTTCACCGACCAGGCGCGCCAGGCGTCCGAGTTCGCACTCGACGACTACGCCGCCACCGGCAAGGCCGACCGGATCGCCGACCTGCGCGCCTTCGCCGGCGACAGCATGGACGTGCTCGGCGACCTCGGCCCGGTCGTCCCCTCCGACAGCCGCTCGATCCTGATCACCGCGACCCAGACGATCCGCCAGATCGACGCCGCCGCCTGGAATGCCTGCCCGAGTTGCGCCGAGGGTGGCGTCGCCGAGATCCCCTCCTTCGCCACCCTGCCGCTCAGCGCGGTGCTCAGCGGCGACATCAGCGCCTCGGCGACCCAGGTGCTGCCGCCGCCGGCCGCGAAGAAGGACGAGCCCGCTGCGACCACGCCGCCGCCGGCCACCGCGACCGCTCCGCCGGGCCAGGTCCCGCCGCCGCCTCCTCCGGAGACGACGCAGCCGAAGCCGCCTGACAACCCCAAGCCCACCAAGACCGTCGGCAAGACGGTTGAGGAGGTCACCCGTGGCCTCACCGGCACCCTCGGGCTCGACGGGCAGCCCCAGCCGACCGACGGGGTCACCGACCCCGGCCTGCTGGGCGGGCTCGTGGAGGGCGTCAGCGGCCTGCTCGGCGGCCTCCTCGGCACCACGCCCTGA
- a CDS encoding sigma-70 family RNA polymerase sigma factor encodes MTWQRTDLSRGLEALRVAVLAALSPDPIPALAGFPAAGLPAAGPFGAPARRDHRLLSEASAETSAGPTGTDGFDRDGSGEFGDATLATSSEDSPEARERLIGLVELARGGDAEAFGLLYDHYQPSVYRFLYYRTRSVVVAEDLCSETFFRALRNMSSFRWQGKDFGAWLMTIARNLATDHFKAGRTRLELTTEDMGQHDDATEGPENAVLASLTNEILLDALTKLPNEQRDCLIMRFLQGLSIAETAAALGRSDGAIKQLQLRGVRNLAKLMPEGIR; translated from the coding sequence ATGACCTGGCAGCGCACTGACCTGTCGCGAGGGCTCGAGGCCCTGCGCGTGGCCGTGCTCGCTGCGCTGTCCCCGGACCCGATCCCGGCCCTGGCCGGATTCCCCGCGGCCGGACTCCCCGCGGCCGGACCGTTCGGCGCGCCGGCCCGACGCGACCACCGACTGCTGAGCGAGGCGAGCGCCGAGACCTCCGCCGGACCGACCGGGACCGACGGCTTCGATCGCGACGGCTCGGGCGAGTTCGGCGACGCCACGCTGGCGACCTCGTCGGAGGACTCCCCCGAGGCCCGCGAGCGCCTGATCGGGCTGGTCGAGCTGGCTCGCGGCGGCGACGCGGAAGCGTTCGGGCTGCTCTACGACCACTACCAGCCGTCGGTCTACCGCTTCCTCTACTACCGCACCCGGTCGGTCGTCGTGGCCGAGGATCTCTGCTCGGAGACCTTCTTCCGCGCGCTGCGCAACATGTCGTCCTTCCGGTGGCAGGGCAAGGACTTCGGCGCCTGGCTGATGACCATCGCCCGCAACCTCGCGACCGACCACTTCAAGGCCGGCCGGACCCGCCTCGAGCTGACCACCGAGGACATGGGCCAGCACGACGACGCCACCGAGGGCCCCGAGAACGCCGTCCTCGCCAGCCTCACCAACGAGATCCTGCTCGATGCGCTGACCAAGCTCCCCAACGAGCAGCGCGACTGTCTCATCATGCGCTTCCTGCAGGGCCTGAGCATCGCCGAGACGGCCGCGGCGCTCGGCCGCAGCGACGGCGCCATCAAGCAGCTCCAGCTGCGTGGCGTGCGCAACCTGGCGAAGCTGATGCCGGAGGGGATCCGATGA